The genomic stretch CGGCCACGGGTTGTAGGTGTCCGAGCTCCAGCAACGCCCGGTCGAACTGTTGATGATGCCGGCCAGCACCTTGGTATCGATGCCCAACGCGTTACCCAGGGCCATGGCCTCGGATACGCCGATCATCGAAATGCCTAACAGCAGGTTATTGCAGATCTTGGCGATCTGGCCGGTACCGACTTCCCCGCAGTGCACAATGTTGCGGCCCATCTGCTCCAGTACCGGCTTGAGGCTGGCGAACAACTCGGTACTGGCGCCAACCATGAACGTCAGGGTGCCCGCCGCGGCGCCGCCAGTACCACCGGAAACCGGCGCATCACCCATGTCCACGCCCTTCGCCGCTGCGGCCTTGGACACATCACGTGCGGTCTGCGGGTCGATGGTGCTGCAGTCAACGGTCGGCGTGCCAGGGCGAATGCCGGCCAGTACGCCGTCCTCGTTCAAATACACGCTACGTACATGGGCTGCGGCCGGCAGCATGGTGATCACCAGCTCGCTGTTGGCCGCCGCGTCCTTGGGCGAGGGGCTGATCTGCCCGCCCAGTTCTGCCAGCTCTGCCAGCACGGCCTTGTTCAGGTCGAACAGGTTCAGCTGATGCCCGGCCTTGATCAGGTTGCGAGCCATGGGCGCGCCCATGTTGCCCAGGCCGATGAATGCGATACGCATAACGTACTCCTTAGCGCAGGCTAATGGTGGTGTTCACACCGTCGTTGACGCTGTCGTCATCGAACCAGCGAGCAGTGACAGTCTTGGTCTGAGTGTAGAACTGCACCACTTGCTTGCCGTACGGCCCGAGATCACCGAGCTTGGAACCACGCGAGCCGGTGAAGCTGAAGAACGGTACGGGTACCGGGATCGGGATGTTGATGCCGACCTGGCCGATATCGATCTCGCTCTGGAACTTGCGTGCTGCCGCGCCGCTCTGGGTGAACAGGCCGGTGCCGTTGCCAAACGGGTTGGCGTTGACCAGGGCGATGGCCTCGTCGAGCGTGTCGACTTCCAGGGTCACCAGCACCGGGCCGAAGATTTCCTGGGTATACACCTGCATGTCGGTCTTCACGCCCGAGAACAGGGTCGGGCCGACGAAGTTGCCTTGCTCATAGCCCGGTACCTTGACGTCACGGCCGTCGAGTTCCAGCTTGGCGCCTTCCTTGATACCGCTTTCGATCAGGCCCAGCACACGCTCCTTGGCCCGCTTGGAAACCACCGGGCCAACGTCGGTGCCCGGCTCGCAGCCAGCATTGACCTTGAGCTTGCTGGCAGCCTCCTTGATATCCGGCAACCATTCGCGGGCCTTGCCCACCAACACTGCCACCGAGGTCGCCATGCAGCGCTGGCCCGCCGCGCCGAAGGCCGCACCGACCAGCGCATTGATGGTTTGCGTGCGGTTGGCATCAGGCAACACCACCGCGTGGTTCTTGGCGCCCATCATTGACTGCACACGCTTGCCATGCTGGCTGCCGAGGTTGTACACGTGCGTACCGACTTCAGTAGAGCCCACGAAGGAAATCGCCTTGATGTCCTGGTGGGTGCAAATGGCATCCACCACCTGCTTGCCGCCGTGCACCACGTTCAGCACGCCGGCCGGTACGCCGGCTTCCAGCGCCAGCTCGACCAGAAGCATGGTCGACAGCGGATCCTGCTCGGATGGTTTGAGCACGAAGGTGTTGCCGCAGACGATGGCCATGGGGAACATCCACAGCGGGATCATCGCCGGGAAGTTGAACGGGGTGATGCCAGCGCACACGCCGATCGGCTGGCGCAAGGTGTAGGTATCGACACCGCCGGCGACGTTCTCGGCGAATTCGCCCATCTGCAGGGTGCCAATGGACGCCGCGTGCTCGACCACTTCCAGGCCGCGGAAGATATCACCTTCGGCGTCGGCCAGGGTCTTGCCCTGCTCGGCGCTGAGTACCTGGGCAATGCGTTTGGTGTGTTCGCGGATCAGCGCCTGCAGCTTGAGCATGATGCGCATGCGCGCGCCGATCGGGGTGTCACGCCAGGTCTGGAATGCGCGGTGCGCGGCGGCCACGGCTGCATCGACTTCCTCGACGGTGGCGAACGGTACGCGCGCCAGCACCTCTTGGGTGGCCGGGTTGACGATGTCACGCCATTCGGTGGTTCTGGACTCGACCCACTGGCCGTCGATCAGCAGCTTGACCTGCTCAACCTTGGTGCTGTTAGGGGATTGCGGTGCGTTCATCTGCGTTCTCCTTGGAATTATTGTCGGGACGAGATCGCCAGCGCCGGGCAAACGCGAGGTGGCGTCCTGAGGCTTGTTTCGAGTATAGATGTGCAAACATCCAACAAGAACGCACAAAAAAACCGGATCATCATGCAAAAAGACCTCACATCCCTGAGCGCGCTCAACTGGGACGATTTGAAGTTCTTCCTCGAAGTGGCTCGCACCCGCAAGGCCAGCAGTGCTGCCAAACGGCTGAGCGTGGACTACACCACCGTGTCGCGACGCATCAGCTCGCTGGAGGGTGCGCTGGGCACCTTGCTGTTCGAAAAGTCGCGCACCAACGGCTTTGTGCTGACCGCCGAGGGCCAGCGCCTGCTGGGCTATGCCGAATCGATCGAGAGCACGCTGCACATGGCGTGCGAGCAGGTGTCCGGGTCGGGGGTGGCGTTGTCGGGCCATGTGCGCATGGGCTGCACGGAGGGCTTTGGCAGCTTTTTCATCACGCCGCAGCTAAGCCACTTCGTCGACGCCTACCCGGCGATTTCGGTAGACATCCTGCCGCTGCCGCACTTCATCAGCCTGTCCAAGCGTGAGGCGGACATCGTCATTGCCCTGGAGCGGCCCGAGCATGGACCTTATGTGTGCTGCAAGCTGTGCGACTACCGCTTGCGCCTGTACGCGACCCAGGATTACCTGGACAGCCACGCGCCGATCCGCCAGGTGGGGGATTTGGCCAAACACCCGTTCATCAGTTACGTGGATGACCTGGCGTTCAGCTCCGAGCTGCTGTACCTGGCCAACCTGATCCCCAACGCCAGCGCGCATCTGCGCAGTACCAGCGTGATCGCGCAGTACACGGCAGCGCTGCAGGGGCGCGGGCTGGCGATATTGCCGTGCTTCCTCGCCGCGCAGGACCCGCGATTGGTCACGGTGTTGCCGGAGGAGATCGAGGTGACGCGGCAATTCTGGATGTACTGCCGGGAGGACTTGCGCAAGTTGAAGCGCATTACCCTGCTGTGGGATTACATCCGTGGGGTGACCGAGGCGAATGCGCCGTTGTTGATGGGGCAAACCCGCGAGATACGCTTTGCCCAGGACTGATGGGCCTGCGCAATTCAGAGAGCGACACAGACCCTGTGGAAGCGGGCTTGCCCGCGAACACCGGCGAAGCCGGTACCACACACCGCGTTGCCTGCTTCGCGGGCACGCCCGCTCCCACAGGGGATATGTGACTGATGGGCCTGCGCATTTCCAAGGACAAGCACAGACCCTGTGGGAGATCACCCAGCCCTTTCGGGCTGCGCTGTCGCGCAGCAAACATGAGGTGTACGGCTTTAGATCCGCAGCGACGCTGACATTTTGAAAAAGAAAAGGCGGTTGGCCCGGTAGGGCCAGCCGCCTTTTGCTTTGTTAGGGTTCGTGTGCGCGGGACAGAGATCGTAGCCAGCACTGGTGTGTGTCCGCACACCCGCGTGGGAGAGTGATCCGCACGGTATCGGCGTGAAGTCCCTGTAGGCATCAGCTGATTCAGCTGTGACCACGTATGAGAGAGTGAACCCTTTCGCCACCGTGTGCCCCGCGCGCCCTTTATCCTGCGAGGATTCATCATGGCGCGCAAGCCTTCCAAGCAACGCTTTACCGTCGTCCATCCCGATTGCGCGGCGATCGATGTCGGTGGTCGAGAGCATTTCGTGGCGGTCGACCCCCG from Pseudomonas putida encodes the following:
- the mmsB gene encoding 3-hydroxyisobutyrate dehydrogenase codes for the protein MRIAFIGLGNMGAPMARNLIKAGHQLNLFDLNKAVLAELAELGGQISPSPKDAAANSELVITMLPAAAHVRSVYLNEDGVLAGIRPGTPTVDCSTIDPQTARDVSKAAAAKGVDMGDAPVSGGTGGAAAGTLTFMVGASTELFASLKPVLEQMGRNIVHCGEVGTGQIAKICNNLLLGISMIGVSEAMALGNALGIDTKVLAGIINSSTGRCWSSDTYNPWPGIIETAPASRGYTGGFGAELMLKDLGLATEAARQAHQPVILGAVAQQLYQAMSLRGEGGKDFSAIVEGYRKKD
- the mmsA gene encoding CoA-acylating methylmalonate-semialdehyde dehydrogenase; this translates as MNAPQSPNSTKVEQVKLLIDGQWVESRTTEWRDIVNPATQEVLARVPFATVEEVDAAVAAAHRAFQTWRDTPIGARMRIMLKLQALIREHTKRIAQVLSAEQGKTLADAEGDIFRGLEVVEHAASIGTLQMGEFAENVAGGVDTYTLRQPIGVCAGITPFNFPAMIPLWMFPMAIVCGNTFVLKPSEQDPLSTMLLVELALEAGVPAGVLNVVHGGKQVVDAICTHQDIKAISFVGSTEVGTHVYNLGSQHGKRVQSMMGAKNHAVVLPDANRTQTINALVGAAFGAAGQRCMATSVAVLVGKAREWLPDIKEAASKLKVNAGCEPGTDVGPVVSKRAKERVLGLIESGIKEGAKLELDGRDVKVPGYEQGNFVGPTLFSGVKTDMQVYTQEIFGPVLVTLEVDTLDEAIALVNANPFGNGTGLFTQSGAAARKFQSEIDIGQVGINIPIPVPVPFFSFTGSRGSKLGDLGPYGKQVVQFYTQTKTVTARWFDDDSVNDGVNTTISLR
- a CDS encoding LysR family transcriptional regulator, which encodes MQKDLTSLSALNWDDLKFFLEVARTRKASSAAKRLSVDYTTVSRRISSLEGALGTLLFEKSRTNGFVLTAEGQRLLGYAESIESTLHMACEQVSGSGVALSGHVRMGCTEGFGSFFITPQLSHFVDAYPAISVDILPLPHFISLSKREADIVIALERPEHGPYVCCKLCDYRLRLYATQDYLDSHAPIRQVGDLAKHPFISYVDDLAFSSELLYLANLIPNASAHLRSTSVIAQYTAALQGRGLAILPCFLAAQDPRLVTVLPEEIEVTRQFWMYCREDLRKLKRITLLWDYIRGVTEANAPLLMGQTREIRFAQD